The Lysobacter oculi genomic sequence GTCCAGCGCGTCCAGCGCCTGATCCAACGAATGGCAGACGGTCGGGATGTTCTTCTCCTCTTCCGGCGGCAGGTCGTAGAGGTCCTTGTCGCTCGGCGAGCCCGGATCGATCTGGTTCCGGATGCCGTCCAGGCCGGCCATCATCAGCGCGGCGAAGGTCAGGTAGCCGGTGTTCATCGGGTCGGGGAAGCGGATCTCGATGCGGCGCGCCTTCGGGTTGGCCACGTACGGGATGCGGCACGACGCCGAACGGTTGGACGCCGAGTAGGCCAGCATCACCGGCGCCTCGTAGCCCGGCACCAGGCGCTTGTAGCTGTTGGTGGTGCTGTTGGCGAAGGCGTTGATCGCGCGCGCGTGCTTGAAGATGCCGCCGATGTACCACAGCGCCATCTGGCTCAGGCCACCGTAGCCGTCCCCGGTGAACAGGTTCTGGCCGCCCTTGGCCAGCGACTGGTGCACGTGCATGCCGCTGCCGTTGTCGCCGACGATCGGCTTCGGCATGAAGGTCGCGGTCTTGCCGTAGCGGTGGGCGACGTTCTTGATGATGTACTTCATCGTCAGCAGGTCGTCGGCCTTCTTGGTCAGGGTGTCGAAGCGGGTGCCGATCTCGCACTGGCCGGCGTTCGCCACTTCGTGGTGGTGCACCTCCACCTCGATGCCGACCTGGGTCAGCGTTTTGCACATCTCGGCGCGGATGTCGTGCAGCGAATCCAGCGGCGCGACCGGGAAATAGCCGCCCTTCACCATCGGGCGGTAGCCGTGGTTGCGGCCGTCGTAGTCACGCGCGGAGTTCCAGTGCGCTTCCTCCGAATCGATCTGGAAGAAGGTGTGGCCCATGTCGTTGCCGAAGCGCACGCTGTCGAAGATGAAAAACTCCGGCTCCGGGCCGAAGAACGCGGTGTCGGCGATGCCGCTGGCCTTGAGGAAGGCCTCGGCGCGCTTGGCCACCCCGCGCGGATCGCGGCTGTAGGCCTGCATGGTGGTCGGGTCCAGGATGTCGCAGCCCAGCACCAGGGTCGGGTCGGCGGTGAACGGGTCGAGGAAGGCGGTGGAGGCGTCCGGCAGCAGGACCATGTCGGAGTTCTGGATGCCGCGCCAGCCGCTGATCGAGCTGCCGTCGAACATGCGGCCGTCCTCGAACAGGCTCTGGTCGACGATATGCGCCGGGAAGGTCACGTGGTGCTGCACGCCGCGCATGTCGGCGAAGCGCAGGTCGACCCACTCGACCTTGTGATCCTTGATGAGTTTCTCGACGTGTTCGAACGACATGGGCGGCTCCGGCGGGTTGGGGATACGCGGTATCAGCAAGCCCCATGCCATCCGGGATTCCACTTCAACTCATTGATTTTGGGTGGAATGATGGAGGATGCGGCTTCGTTTTGCGCCTTGTTGGTGCATGATCTTCCGCCATGACCGCCATCATGGTGCAAATGCTCCGGCCAAGCCCGAAGCCGGCCGGCGCCGGAAGCCGGTTCGACAACGCCGGCCGCTTTTCCGATGATGCGGGCTGCCCCGCCCGAGCCCGCCCATGTCCGACCTCCTCGCCGCGCTGCTGCTCGGCATCATCGAAGGCATCACCGAATTCCTGCCGATCTCCAGCACCGGCCACCTGCTGATCGCCGAACGCTGGTTGGGCCACCGCAGCGACCTGTTCAACATCGCCATCCAGGCCGGCGCCATCCTCGCCGTGGTCTTCATCTACTGGCGCAAGCTGTGGGCGCTGGCGCAGGCCTTCCTGGGCTATCCGGCCAGCGCCGATCCCGACCCCACGTACCCCACCACGACCGCCGCCGCGCGCGACTACCTGTTCAAGCTGGCGGTGGCGTTCGGCGTCACCGCGGTCGGCGGCGTGCTGGTCAAGAAACTGGGCTGGGAACTGCCCGATGAAATCCGCCCGATCGCCTGGGCGCTGGTCATCGGCGCGGTCTGGATGGTGATCGCCGAACAGCTCGCCGCCCGCCGCGCCGCCCGGGAAGGCGAACGCACGCACATCTCCTGGCTGACCGCGGTGCTGGTCGGCATCGCGCAGGTGGTGGCCGGCGTGTTCCCCGGCACGTCGCGCAGCGCGGCCACCATCTTCGTCGCGCTGCTGGCCGGCACCACCTCGCGCGCGGCGGCGACCGAATTCGCCTTCCTGGTCGGCATCCCCACCATGTTCGCGGCCACCGCCTGGGAGCTGCTGTCGATGCTCAAGGACGGCGGCATCGCCCATGAGGACTGGACCGCGCTCGCGGTCGCCTTCGTCGCCTCTATGG encodes the following:
- the glnA gene encoding type I glutamate--ammonia ligase, with amino-acid sequence MSFEHVEKLIKDHKVEWVDLRFADMRGVQHHVTFPAHIVDQSLFEDGRMFDGSSISGWRGIQNSDMVLLPDASTAFLDPFTADPTLVLGCDILDPTTMQAYSRDPRGVAKRAEAFLKASGIADTAFFGPEPEFFIFDSVRFGNDMGHTFFQIDSEEAHWNSARDYDGRNHGYRPMVKGGYFPVAPLDSLHDIRAEMCKTLTQVGIEVEVHHHEVANAGQCEIGTRFDTLTKKADDLLTMKYIIKNVAHRYGKTATFMPKPIVGDNGSGMHVHQSLAKGGQNLFTGDGYGGLSQMALWYIGGIFKHARAINAFANSTTNSYKRLVPGYEAPVMLAYSASNRSASCRIPYVANPKARRIEIRFPDPMNTGYLTFAALMMAGLDGIRNQIDPGSPSDKDLYDLPPEEEKNIPTVCHSLDQALDALDKDREFLKAGGVFTDDFIDAYIALKSKEVTSFRAATHPLEYQMYYTI
- a CDS encoding undecaprenyl-diphosphate phosphatase → MSDLLAALLLGIIEGITEFLPISSTGHLLIAERWLGHRSDLFNIAIQAGAILAVVFIYWRKLWALAQAFLGYPASADPDPTYPTTTAAARDYLFKLAVAFGVTAVGGVLVKKLGWELPDEIRPIAWALVIGAVWMVIAEQLAARRAAREGERTHISWLTAVLVGIAQVVAGVFPGTSRSAATIFVALLAGTTSRAAATEFAFLVGIPTMFAATAWELLSMLKDGGIAHEDWTALAVAFVASMVTAFVSVKWLLRYIQSHRFTAFAVYRLVLGVALLLFLPAAA